Genomic DNA from Penaeus monodon isolate SGIC_2016 chromosome 15, NSTDA_Pmon_1, whole genome shotgun sequence:
NNNNNNNNNNNNNNNNNNNNNNNNNNNNNNNNNNNNNNNNNNNNNNNNNNNNNNNNNNNNNNNNNNNNNNNNNNNNNNNNNNNNNNNNNNNNNNNNNNNNNNNNNNNNNNNNNNNNNNNNNNNNNNNNNNNNNNNNNNNNNNNNNNNNNNNNNNNNNNNNNNNNNNNNNNNNNNNNNNNNNNNNNNNNNNNNNNNNNNNNNNNNNNNNNNNNNNNNNNNNNNNNNNNNNNNNNNNNNNNNNNNNNNNNNNNNNNNNNNNNNNNNNNNNNNNNNNNNNNNNNNNNNNNNNNNNNNNNNNNNNNNNNNNNNNNNNNNNNNNNNNNNNNNNNNNNNNNNNNNNNNNNNNNNNNNNNNNNNNNNNNNNNNNNCTCATTTAGCACATCTGAGGACCATAAAATAAAACCTAATTaccagtatatacatacaacatactgtCAACTATTACACACctttattgaatatttatttgaACTGTTTATTATTAACAGGTCAGTAATTCTTGTCACGTCTTGGGACATTTCTGACAATTTATAGAGTCGNNNNNNNNNNNNNNNNNNNNNNgggggggggggggaaggtgtccAGCTGTGAGGATCNNNNNNNNNNNNNNNNNNNATATGGCACAAAGTTTTGTACTGCTGCTGAGAGGTGTTGGGGTAAGCTGTGCAGGTCTTGAGCTGAAGTATTTGACATATCATGGTCAGCAGAGTCTTCTTCATGGGGCTCTTCTGCCTCATGATCACTACTGCCGTCCNNNNNNNNNNNNNNNNNNNNNNNNNNNNNNNNNNNTCTGCCTGGTCCGTCTTCCTCAGATAGGCTCAATTCCGTCTTGGGTACTAGTCGGGGAGATGGtgaaccaccaccacctcctcccgaGTTTGTTGCACCCATCGTCAAGTTGATTACTTTACCTGCAGAGTTATCTTCTTCGTGTGAGGCAGTGGAGGTAACGGGTGGTGCTTGCGGAACATTATTCTCTCGTTGTGAGGGTGGGGTGATAATGGGGGGTCCTCCAATAGGTGAATGGAGGGGTTTACGTCGCTTTGCTGGTGGTGAATGTAACAGATGTGGTGGCTTGTGGCTTGGTGGCTCCAGGGGAACGAGAGGGTTGATGGGGGCCAGTGCGGACCCGCCTATCCCAGAGAACGCCAAACTGAGTGCAGGGGAGCCAGGACCCCCTCCACGACGTTCACCTCTATCAAGGCCCTCTTCTGGTTCCTTCTCTGGACTACTGCTAAGGCTCCCAAActgttaaatagaaaaaaatcacaattctAAGGAGACTGATCTTTTGGACTATGACATGGCTTATTGACCAATGACTCCAGGCCAGATAAGACAACAAAGAACCTATTCCTCAAGGTAAATGTATAAAAAGGTGAGTGCAAAGCATGTGTGAGCAACTGGCAAGGGAAAGCTTNNNNNNNNNNNNNNNNNNNNNNNNNNNNNNNNNNNNNNNNNNNNNNNNNNNNNNNNNNNNNNNNNNNNNNNNNNNNNNNNNNNNNNNNNNNNNNNNNNNNNNNNNNNNNNNNNNNNNNNNNNNNNNNNNNNNNNNNNNNNNNNNNNNNNNNNNNNNNNNNNNNNNNNNNNNNNNNNNNNNNNNNNNNNNNNNNNNNNNNNNNNNNNNNNNNNNNNNNNNNNNNNNNNNNNNNNNNNNNNNNNNNNNNNNNNNNNNNNNNNNNNNNNNNNNNNNNNNNNNNNNNNNNNNNNNNNNNNNNNNNNNNNNNNNNNNNNNNNNNNNNNNNNNNNNNNNNNNNNNNNNNNNNNNNNNNNNNNNNNNNNNNNNNNNNNNNNNNNNNNNNNNNNNNNNNNNNNNNNNNNNNNNNNNNNNNNNNNNNNNNNNNNNNNNNNNNNNNNNNNNNNNNNNNNNNNNNNNNNNNNNNNNNNNNNNNNNNNNNNNNNNNNNNNNNNNNNNNNNNNNNNNNNNNNNNNNNNNNNNNNNNNNNNNNNNNNNNNNNNNNNNNNNNNNNNNNNNNNNNNNNNNNNNNNNNNNNNNNNNNNNNNNNNNNNNNNNNNNNNNNNNNNNNNNNNNNNNNNNNNNNNNNNNNNNNNNNNNNNNNNNNNNNNNNNNNNNNNNNNNNNNNNNNNNNNATCTAGAACCATNNNNNNNNNNNNNNNNNNNNNNNNNNNNNNNNNNNNNNNNNNNNNNNNNNNNNNNNNNNNNNNNNNNNNNNNNNNNNNNNNNNNNNNNNNNNNNNNNNNNNNNNNNNNNNNNNNNNNNNNNNNNNNNNNNNNNNNNNNNNNNNNNNNNNNNNNNNNNNNNNNNNNNNNNNNNNNNNNNNNNNNNNNNNNNNNNNNNNNNNNNNNNNNNNNNNNNNNNNNNNNNNNNNNNNNNNNNNNNNNNNNNNNNNNNNNNNNNNNNNNNNNNNNNNNNNNNNNNNNNNNNNNNNNNNNNNNNNNNNNNNNNNNNNNNNNNNNNNNNNNNNNNNNNNNNNNNNNNNNNNNNNNNNNNNNNNNNNNNNNNNNNNNNNNNNNNNNNNNNNNNNNNNNNNNNNNNNNNNNNNNNNNNNNNNNNNNNNNNNNNNNNNNNNNNNNNNNNNNNNNNNNNNNNNNNNNNNNNNNNNNNNNNNNNNNNNNNNNNNNNNNNNNNNNNNNNNNNNNNNNNNNNNNNNNNNNNNNNNNNNNNNNNNNNNNNNNNNNNNNNNNNNNNNNNNNNNNNNNNNNNNNNNNNNNNNNNNNNNNNNNNNNNNNNNNNNNNNNNNNNNNNNNNNNNNNNNNNNNNNNNNNNNNNNNNNNNNNNNNNNNNNNNNNNNNNNNNNNNNNNNNNNNNNNNNNNNNNNNNNNNNNNNNNNNNNNNNNNNNNNNNNNNNNNNNNNNNNNNNNNNNNNNNNNNNNNNNNNNNNNNNNNNNNNNNNNNNNNNNNNNNNNNNNNNNNNNNNNNNNNNNNNNNNNNNNNNNNNNNNNNNNNNNNNNNNNNNNNNNNNNNNNNNNNNNNNNNNNNNNNNNNNNNNNNNNNNNNNNNNNNNNNNNNNNNNNNNNNNNNNNNNNNNNNNNNNNNNNNNNNNNNNNNNNNNNNNNNNNNNNNNNNNNNNNNNNNNNNNNNNNNNNNNNNNNNNNNNNNNNNNNNNNNNNNNNNNNNNNNNNNNNNNNNNNNNNNNNNNNNNNNNNNNNNNNNNNNNNNNNNNNNNNNNNNNNNNNNNNNNNNNNNNNNNNNNNNNNNNNNNNNNNNNNNNNNNNNNNNNNNNNNNNNNNNNNNNNNNNNNNNNNNNNNNNNNNNNNNNNNNNNNNNNNNNNNNNNNNNNNNNNNNNNNNNNNNNNNNNNNNNNNNNNNNNNNNNNNNNNNNNNNNNNNNNNNNNNNNNNNNNNNNNNNNNNNNNNNNNNNNNNNNNNNNNNNNNNNNNNNNNNNNNNNNNNNNNNNNNNNNNNNNNNNNNNNNNNNNNNNNNNNNNNNNNNNNNNNNNNNNNNNNNNNNNNNNNNNNNNNNNNNNNNNNNNNNNNNNNNNNNNNNNNNNNNNNNNNNNNNNNNNNNNNNNNNNNNNNNNNNNNNNNNNNNNNNNNNNNNNNNNNNNNNNNNNNNNNNNNNNNNNNNNNNNNNNNNNNNNNNNNNNNNNNNNNNNNNNNNNNNNNNNNNNNNNNNNNNNNNNNNNNNNNNNNNNNNNNNNNNNNNNNNNNNNNNNNNNNNNNNNNNNNNNNNNNNNNNNNNNNNNNNNNNNNNNNNNNNNNNNNNNNNNNNNNNNNNNNNNNNNNNNNNNNNNNNNNNNNNNNNNNNNNNNNNNNNNNNNNNNNNNNNNNNNNNNNNNNNNNNNNNNNNNNNNNNNNNNNNNNNNNNNNNNNNNNNNNNNNNNNNNNNNNNNNNNNNNNNNNNNNNNNNNNNNNNNNNNNNNNNNNNNNNNNNNNNNNNNNNNNNNNNNNNNNNNNNNNNNNNNNNNNNNNNNNNNNNNNNNNNNNNNNNNNNNNNNNNNNNNNNNNNNNNNNNNNNNNNNNNNNNNNNNNNNNNNNNNNNNNNNNNNNNNNNNNNNNNNNNNNNNNNNNNNNNNNNNNNNNNNNNNNNNNNNNNNNNNNNNNNNNNNNNNNNNNNNNNNNNNNNNNNNNNNNNNNNNNNNNNNNNNNNNNNNNNNNNNNNNNNNNNNNNNNNNNNNNNNNNNNNNNNNNNNNNNNNNNNNNNNNNNNNNNNNNNNNNNNNNNNNNNNNNNNNNNNNNNNNNNNNNNNNNNNNNNNNNNNNNNNNNNNNNNNNNNNNNNNNNNNNNNNNNNNNNNNNNNNNNNNNNNNNNNNNNNNNNNNNNNNNNNNNNNNNNNNNNNNNNNNNNNNNNNNNNNNNNNNNNNNNNNNNNNNNNNNNNNNNNNNNNNNNNNNNNNNNNNNNNNNNNNNNNNNNNNNNNNNNNNNNNNNNNNNNNNNNNNNNNNNNNNNNNNNNNNNNNNNNNNNNNNNNNNNNNNNNNNNNNNNNNNNNNNNNNNNNNNNNNNNNNNNNNNNNNNNNNNNNNNNNNNNNNNNNNNNNNNNNNNNNNNNNNNNNNNNNNNNNNNNNNNNNNNNNNNNNNNNNNNNNNNNNNNNNNNNNNNNNNNNNNNNNNNNNNNNNNNNNNNNNNNNNNNNNNNNNNNNNNNNNNNNNNNNNNNNNNNNNNNNNNNNNNNNNNNNNNNNNNNNNNNNNNNNNNNNNNNNNNNNNNNNNNNNNNNNNNNNNNNNNNNNNNNNNNNNNNNNNNNNNNNNNNNNNNNNNNNNNNNNNNNNNNNNNNNNNNNNNNNNNNNNNNNNNNNNNNNNNNNNNNNNNNNNNNNNNNNNNNNNNNNNNNNNNNNNNNNNNNNNNNNNNNNNNNNNNNNNNNNNNNNNNNNNNNNNNNNNNNNNNNNNNNNNNNNNNNNNNNNNNNNNNNNNNNNNNNNNNNNNNNNNNNNNNNNNNNNNNNNNNNNNNNNNNNNNNNNNNNNNNNNNNNNCAATACTAAAAACTAAACAGAATGTTCTTGACACATCAAACAGAAACCAATACTTACATGTTCACTATCACTAGTTCTCTTGTCTTGAGCAAGTCCTTTGATTCTGAGAGCCTCAGCAGTCTTGAGAAGGAGGCCCAGTCTTTCTTGAGAAACATTAACTTCTCCATGGTATATGAAGCTCAGTAGGGATTTTAATTCTAAAAAACTTGTATCACGCAAAACTATGACTGGATGCTGGTGAGCAGGGAGATCCTGTGAATGAAAATGCATAATTAAGtactgtaaatgtaaatatgcaAACCAAAATATGTTCAGCCTTGATTCAAGTGGCCTCAGTCACCTCTAATTCTGGTTAAGTTTACAAAAAGAATCCATTAATAAATCAAAAAGGCTTATTGTTATCTTGGCTTGGCTTGTTATCTTGAAGTTAAACTTGTGATTATTATAAAGTAAGATTTTTCCATTTCTATAATAAACTACtctattttaaatatttcctaataccattagtattaaaaaaaaaaacatctgcttGTAATAATCTACCCTTAACAAAATCTGAGTTAGGAGTTGATGAAAAACCTCTTTCACCTGAGCCTAATgctaatattaaaatcatttacCTCTAAAAGCACTATATCACATGTGAATACACCTACTCCTGTACTTTAGTCTACTCAAAAGTTGGGCACTAATCTAATACAATACTTACCCTGAACAAGTCTCTGAAATATGGGCTGCATGCTGATAGTAATACCCTGTGTGCCTTTAACGATTTCCCCTCAGCAGTGAGCGTTACGTCCACAAACTCTTCCCGGTCTAATAGAGCTTCAAATGATGATACAATGTTGGCCTGGAAGTTGTTCCACCGTAGGCAGAACTGCTGTTCAGCCATAATCCTTCTGTCCCACGGCTCCCGTGCACCTGGACCACCAAGCCCTAAAACAGAAAGGAAAGTGGTCAGGTGAAAGATCTCAAAAACAGACANNNNNNNNNNNNNNNNNNNNNNNNNNNNNNNNNNNNNNNNNNNNNNNNNNNNNNNNNNNNNNNNNNNNNNNNNNNNNNNNNNNNNNNNNNNNNNNNNNNNNNNNNNNNNNNNNNNNNNNNNNNNNNNNNNNNNNNNN
This window encodes:
- the LOC119582381 gene encoding broad-complex core protein isoforms 1/2/3/4/5-like, producing MAEQQFCLRWNNFQANIVSSFEALLDREEFVDVTLTAEGKSLKAHRVLLSACSPYFRDLFRDLPAHQHPVIVLRDTSFLELKSLLSFIYHGEVNVSQERLGLLLKTAEALRIKGLAQDKRTSDSEHFGSLSSSPEKEPEEGLDRGERRGGGPGSPALSLAFSGIGGSALAPINPLVPLEPPSHKPPHLLHSPPAKRRKPLHSPIGGPPIITPPSQRENNVPQAPPVTSTASHEEDNSAGKVINLTMGATNSGGGGGGSPSPRLVPKTELSLSEEDGPVVIMRQKSPMKKTLLTMICQILQLKTCTAYPNTSQQQYKTLCAK